Sequence from the Sphingobacteriaceae bacterium GW460-11-11-14-LB5 genome:
TCATCCTGAAGAACTGAGGGCTTGTTTTGATGCCGTGAGGCAGTTGTACCCTGATAAAAAGTTAACCGTAATTTTTCAGCCGCATCTGTTCACACGGACAAGGGATTTTGCAGATGAATTTGCAAAAGTTTTAAGCACTGCCGACGAACTGATGTTACTGGAGATTTATCCGGCGAGAGAATTGCCCATTGAAGGGATAAATTCACAGTTTTTATTGGATAAAATCACTTTAGCAGATAAGAAAATATGTGGAAAAGATTTTGTGGTTCAGCAGGTTAAGAACACAAAACCTGAATTAATTTTAACAGTGGGTGCGGGAGATATCGATACGATTATCGAGCCCCTTAAAAATATATTAAACAATGCTTAAACGGATAAACTGGAGCGCAATTTTTACTGGCTTTGTCTGGCTGATCAGCCTGGCAGGGGTGGTGGTGCTTTTGAGTTTTATCAATGTGAAGAAACAGACGGTTAAATGTACCGATGTTAAGATTTTAATTCCAGGCGCTGATAATTTTATTGAGCGTGAAGAAATTGATGCCATTTTAAAAGAAGATCAGGGTGTGCTTTTAGGGCGTAACCTCGAAAACATCAATATTCATAAGATCGAGAAAAAACTGCAGTCTAATCCTTACATCGGCTTTGCCAAGGTATATGTAGATATGGATGGAGTACTGCACATCGAAGTAAAACAACGCCAGCCTATCCTTCGTATATTGAACGAAAACGGGCAGGACTTTTACATTGATAATGATGGATTGAAAATGCCTATTTCTTCAAACTTCACTGCTAATGTACTTGTGGCAACAGGACATATTACAGAAGTTTTTGGAAGTCGTGTAGATACCCTGCATACCCAACTGGCAAGAGATTTATATAAAACTGCTCAGTACATTAAAAAAGATACCCTTTGGGATTCGCAGATTGAGCAGATTGTGGTTGATCAGAAAAACGACATCGAACTGATACCAAGGGTCGGTAATCAGCGGATTGTTTTGGGTAATGCCGATTCGCTGGAGAAGAAAATGAAGAACCTGTTATTGTTTTATAAAAAAGCAATGCCTCAGGTAGGCTGGGATACTTATAAAACCATCAATATTAAATATACCAACCAGATTGTTTGCGAAAAAAGAGATTCGACAGAATTAGGAAAAAAAGCAAAAACAATTTCTGCCGCCGATAGTTTGAGGATACAGCGAAACGTGACCGATTCATTAATCAAGAGTACAATTGTTGCTGCGATGGATGACCGGCCTGAGGCAGATGAAGCAGAGAAGGAAGCGCCCAAAAAGCCCGAACCTAAAAAAGTGGAACCAAAAAAGGTAGAAGCACCTAAAGCTGAAGTGAAAAAGGCAGAGCCCAAAAAAGCTGAAGTAAAAACAGTAGTGCCTAAAAAAACGGAACCCATTAAAACAGAAGTAAAAAAGCCGGCAGTTACGCAGGCCACTAAACCAAAGGAAACAAAACCTGCGGATAAAAAAGAAAAACCGAAGCAAACGGTAACAACACAGCCAAAGCCGGCAAAATCTGAGGCAGATTTAAAAAAACAGAGAGAGGCAAGAGAGAAAGAAATCAGGGCCCTGGAAAAACAGTATAAAACTCAGCAAAATTAACGAATATGGACAAGGCAAAATTTACCAGTCAGTCGCCCATTGTAGTAGGATTGGATATCGGTACTACAAAAATTTGTGTTATCGTTGGTCGTAGAACACAACACGGTAAGATAGAAATCTTAGGAATAGGCAAAGCAGAATCGGCGGGTGTGACACGTGGAGTGGTTTCTAACATTCAAAAAACCGTGCAGGGTATTGCTCAAGCAGTTGAAGTAGCAAGCGGACAATCTAATGTAGAGATACAGGTGGTGAATGTGGGTATTGCTGGTCAGCACATTAAGAGCTTACAGCACAGAGGAATTTTAACAAGAAGAGAATTAAAT
This genomic interval carries:
- a CDS encoding cell division protein FtsQ, with product MLKRINWSAIFTGFVWLISLAGVVVLLSFINVKKQTVKCTDVKILIPGADNFIEREEIDAILKEDQGVLLGRNLENINIHKIEKKLQSNPYIGFAKVYVDMDGVLHIEVKQRQPILRILNENGQDFYIDNDGLKMPISSNFTANVLVATGHITEVFGSRVDTLHTQLARDLYKTAQYIKKDTLWDSQIEQIVVDQKNDIELIPRVGNQRIVLGNADSLEKKMKNLLLFYKKAMPQVGWDTYKTINIKYTNQIVCEKRDSTELGKKAKTISAADSLRIQRNVTDSLIKSTIVAAMDDRPEADEAEKEAPKKPEPKKVEPKKVEAPKAEVKKAEPKKAEVKTVVPKKTEPIKTEVKKPAVTQATKPKETKPADKKEKPKQTVTTQPKPAKSEADLKKQREAREKEIRALEKQYKTQQN